The genomic stretch GGTTATGCTTAAGAATATGAGTAATCTGTAGAAGATAGATTTCATAATATGGTATTGAATATTTGATTTATTTGAAAGTGATTTTTAATGGATGTAAAGAGGCGTTTTTATAGAGTGAAGTAATTTAGTTGGATGCTTAATCTTGAACAGAATTGTTATGGTATAACTCAAAATCGGACGATCCATAGTAACATAGGGGGCATAACTGTTTTTTTCTAAATTATTTGTGTCTTATACCGGGGATCGTGTATTCATTATTTCATTTGTCAGATATTTCATGTTGTCCGGATGTGATTTCATATCGACAGTGAACGCAACAGGCTTGTGAAAAAATCAGAATCAGGAGTTGTAGTAAACAGGTTATTTTAATTACGTTTTTCATACGCTTAAAGAATGAAATGAATACAAACAGTTTAATACCTAAAGAATAATAACGCAAATGGTCAGTCAACTAAAAACGAAAAGCAGTAAAGAATCTGTGGTGCAATGCGCTGGCGAACAATATAAATCTGAACAAGGATATTAATAAATTGTTAATTCTGCAAGCTTTATTTTTTTATTTTGAAAAAAATTGTATGTTCAAAGTTAAAATTTATGATTTAACCATCATAACGATGATATATTTATATAAGGATGAATGGCTTTGACAACATTTCAAAACTGACAAGGATCATTTTTCTTCCGCAAATTAAAATGAATTATTATTCATCCACTGCCGAAATATGGCGATAGAATGTGAACAAAAAGGATTATGAAGGTTTGTATAAAACAGTCGGTAGTCTGAAAAATGGAATACTATTTACTATTACCGATTTACTTATTTTCATTTTACTAAGCACAGCTTAAACAATTTCGCATAGTCAATCTTCGAATTATGCCTTGGATCACGTGGAATTTTATTCATGAAAAGGATTTGCTCCGGCGGAATGGGGTGTTTGTGAATTTCCTGAGTGATCAATTCTTTATCAGCGAAAGAGTTGGCTTCGATGATCGCATAAAACCTTCCTTCCTTCAACATGATGGTTCCTGTTTCTACACCATTTATCGATAAGAAATAATTTTCATAAACGAAGGGTGCAAGCAGTTGCTCTTTAATATGTATCAGCGAATTGCATCTTCCCGTGAGATAGAGGTTTCCCTCGTCGTCCATAAAGCCACTGTCTCCTGTGCGATGCCAGCAAGTCCCCTGAATGAATATTTTATTTCGTTTTAATGCTTCTTCGTTGTTGATGTATTCTCTTAGTACATGTTTCCCGCTGACTATGATTTCGCCAATTACATAGGGCGGGGATTGCAATTCAGATAATTCTTCGTCAGCGTGCAGGTGAAGAGAAGCATCAGTGACCGGAATGATTTTTACAGAAGTGTTTTTATCAACTCGTCCGACAGGAAGTCCGCGAAGGGAATTTTTATTGTTTTCTTTTATTAATTGAAATGCTGAAATGGAGCTGATGGGTTCTGATTCGGTGGAACCATAAACGATTTCTATTGTAGCATCGGGAAACGCCTCACAATAGATGGTAGCTTCAGCCATAAATACCGGTGCTCCTCCGGTGATGATTCGCGTTAAGTTGGGTGTTTTTGCTTTTGTAGAAATAAGATGTTTGGCGATCTGTTTAATAAAGAAAGGAGAAGCAATTATTCGTGTCACCTGATATTTCTTTAGCTGTTTCAGAATGTTTTCAGGTTGTAGTGTATCCGGCTTTCGTGCATTGAAATCAGCAATGACAGAGGTGGTTCCTGTTCCAAAATTCATCAGTAAAACAATAGGAAGAACCGGCATGTCGATTTCATGGTCGTGGGTTTGTATCTTCTGAAGGAGTACATCAAACTGAGCCCTGAGAAAACCATGGGTTCGCTTCGCTGCTTTGGGAATGCCGGTGCTGCCTGTCGTAAAAGTGATAAGCGCAGTGTCGTCAGCCGTGGTCAGGGGTACTGCATATTTTTTCTCCGGTTGAACATACTTCGCACTTAGCATAATGGGTATTTTTCTTAATTCGGATGAAAGTAAGGAAAGAAGTCTTACTTTAAATCTACCTATCAATGCTTTGCACGGCGCTACCCGACAACAGGCTTCCATTCTGCTCTTGCTGACCCATTCATCCAGAAATACAGCCGTAGCTCCTATGCTGAAGATGGCAAGAACAGTTCTGTACAAATCTATACTCATCGGCAGAAACACCATCACCCGATCGCCTTTCGAAATACCTTTGCTTAATAAATATTGTGCGTAATCCGTTACTTGTTGCTCAAGCGCTGAAAAGGTGATGGCGTGGTCGCGATAGTGAAGTGCGGTTTTAGAGGGATGTTTACCCGCAGAGCTGTAAAATAGTTCGGTAATGTTAAATGCGTCAGAGTGCTTTTCCATACAGCGCATAATGTTTGAATCTTTCTCCGTTGAAATTCTTCGTGATACCAAGAGACGAACCTTCTTCATAAAGGAAAGCATGAATGACAGATTGAAATTGTTTTTCTTTCGCTGTTTCACTAACGATGTTGTACAGCGCATGTGCCAACCCTCGCCACTGTTGATCAGGATGTCTGGCCGCCGTTTTTATGATCAGCCTTTTCTCTGCGGGATAGTAGAAGTCTTCAATGCTGAAGAGGTAACCCATCAAATTTCCCTTCCGGTCTTCCGCCATCATGATCAATTCCGGTTGTATTATTTGCTGTATCGGCCGGTATTTGTTTTTAAATTCTTCCAACGTTATCGGCGTGTAAAGGAAATTATTTTGAAAGGCGAGTGTATTTAATGTGTAAAGCTTTTCCAGTTCCGAATCAAAATGATGGGGATCAATAGCACGAAAGGTGATCCCTTTTGCTTCAAATGCACTTTTTCTTTGATGGAAGTCTTCCGGTACCGGCTCAAGATGCGCCATACTGGAAAAATACTTTCCAATAACATGAAATCCTGCTTTCAGAAAATGCCTGTTATAATAGAGCGGATGCCAGGGTTCAAGGAAAAAATTCGGATGGTTATGGTCTGTACTAAAGCGATAGTTTTCCCAGGTGCTGCCGTTCATTGGTCCTATCAGATATTCCGATCCTGACGCCTTCGCATCTGCTTCGATTTGCTGCAATAAAGCCAGGCCATATTTATCGTCCTCTACCGCTTCGTAATTACCTATACAGAGTGATTTTTTTATGATCATAACTTAATAGGGGATTATGATACAAGGCGGCTCTGCATTTTACTTCTTCTCCCTCCATGAACAGATAACAAGCTTCAAGGAAATTACCGGGTTGCTTTTGGGCCTGTTTTAGCCGGATACTTTCAGCCGGGTATATTTTTGCAGGAAATTGCTCGTATAAATAAAACAATGGGTCTCCCGGCAACATACGTATGACGCGATTCATGTGAGTGCTATTAAAGTGAGCAATACGGATACCGGTATGGTGATATTGTCAAGACCTTTACTACTGATCGCCTCCGCAATACCTCCAATGATGGCTAACGGCAAGGATAGGAGAAGAATGTCACTTCCGGTTGTACCGGTTGCTGAGAAGGAGTATAGAACACTGGAAGTAATGATCAATGAGGAAAGAAAGAAGGCGGTCAATCCTGAAAGTGATTTTGTTCCACCCCAGACTTTGAATTTTCCATACGGAAAGTGCTTTCCGGCATAAGCCGCCATCGGATCACAAATCGCGAGCGTCAGAATAGGCAGATAGTAATAGAGAAGGGGATTGCCAATATGAGTTGTTTTTGATGAATAGAATTCATAGACTAAAAAGCAAAGGTACACCGCTATGGGATAACAAATACTTCCATGAGATTTTCTATCAATAGCGTTGATGGAAGGAAGAAAATTAAATCTAAGGCTCGCTAGAATAATTACCGCGAAGGAACCGCAGAGCATTAAAACATACCAGTGATGGATAAGGAGTAGTGGGAAAAGAAGTGTGAGAAGTCCGGTGCAGATATGGACCATTTTGCGCGTCAGCTCTGCCCGGATATGTTGCTTGTGGTAAAGATATTCAGCAAGACCAAACAGCACCAGAAATGAAAGTGCTAAGAGTAAGGAGTATTTTAAATCCGAATTCATGATTTACTATCGACTATAAATTGTTTGTAGAAAAACCCTTTGTCTATTTGACTTAATGATGATGATAGTTCCTGTTTATATTCAACCGTTCCTGATAGTAGAGCAGAAATCCTGCGGGGCACCATCAAATTCCAATAGGCCAATCGTCCGCCGCTATTGCTTCCGCTTATTAGGGCCTCAGCAGTTTCGCGAAAGAGTTGCTCATCCATGTATTCAAATATATTGGAAAGATTCATTCCATGAAACCTTCCGTAAGTACTGATGGCATCCTGTGCATAACCCTGCATGATTTTTAATCTTGAAATGTTTGAACGAATGAGGTCATAATTTTCTCTTTGAAGATAGTGCGGCAGTAAATGACCAAAATTTCCATTCAGGTTGAAATGAAGTATAAAATTCATTTGGGCATTTTTACTTTTTAAATGTAGTCCTGCTTTATTGTAAATATAATCTGCCACCGGCACATTTACCTCTTTTAAAAACGCGGGATCTCTCCCTAACTTGCCCATCACGTACTTGCTGAAAAACAGTTTGAACAGCAGTCGCCAGCGAAGTGTGTCCCATTTCTCTTGATAGAATATTTCCTGTTCCTGTTCCGTTTTAATTTTAAATAATTCATGTACCTTCTTTCGTGAATGAATCAATGGTAAGATGCGTTTACTGAATAATATAAAATATTTTTCAAATTTACCTGCGTAGATGATGCCATTGCTGATCAATTCCGGATTTCTTTCCCAATAGTTTCGTGCATCACCTGATAGTTCTTTTTTTATCTTTTGGAAAATAAGATCTCTATCTGTCGAAGCAGTGAAGCCGAGAAAGGAAATTGTTTCTTCGTATTCCAGTTGTTCAAAACAGCATTTTTTGAGTGCTACTACATAGCCCTGAATTTTATTGACGTCAACGGCAACAACGATTTCGGGATTTTGTGTGAGCAATGAAAAGCTATTGTCTCCTGCAGAAGCAATGGACAAAATTTTCTCACCGGGAGTAATGGCCAGACCTTTCAAAAGAATGTCAGCATCTTCCCAACAGTTCGCATATCGGATAAGATCAAAGTTGACTTTTTCAGTAAGCGTCTCACTCATGCAGTAATAATATTTATTAATCCCGTACTTCCATCCATTTCGATCAGATCGCCGCTTTTTAAGGTTTTTAAGAGGCCGGTCACACTAACTATACAGGGAATTCCCATTTCGCGCGATACGATGGCGGAATGACTCAGTAAGCTTCCCCGTTCTACAATGATTCCGGATGCGCTGGGAAAGAGTGTTACCCATCCCGGATCAGTACTTGTCGTTACAAGAATATCGCCATTCAACGAAGAGGTCTCACCCGGATCTGTGATGATTCTCACTTTTCCTCTGACTTTTCCCGGACTGCATCCAATTCCTTT from Bacteroidota bacterium encodes the following:
- a CDS encoding AMP-binding protein — encoded protein: MEKHSDAFNITELFYSSAGKHPSKTALHYRDHAITFSALEQQVTDYAQYLLSKGISKGDRVMVFLPMSIDLYRTVLAIFSIGATAVFLDEWVSKSRMEACCRVAPCKALIGRFKVRLLSLLSSELRKIPIMLSAKYVQPEKKYAVPLTTADDTALITFTTGSTGIPKAAKRTHGFLRAQFDVLLQKIQTHDHEIDMPVLPIVLLMNFGTGTTSVIADFNARKPDTLQPENILKQLKKYQVTRIIASPFFIKQIAKHLISTKAKTPNLTRIITGGAPVFMAEATIYCEAFPDATIEIVYGSTESEPISSISAFQLIKENNKNSLRGLPVGRVDKNTSVKIIPVTDASLHLHADEELSELQSPPYVIGEIIVSGKHVLREYINNEEALKRNKIFIQGTCWHRTGDSGFMDDEGNLYLTGRCNSLIHIKEQLLAPFVYENYFLSINGVETGTIMLKEGRFYAIIEANSFADKELITQEIHKHPIPPEQILFMNKIPRDPRHNSKIDYAKLFKLCLVK
- a CDS encoding phosphatidate cytidylyltransferase, which encodes MNSDLKYSLLLALSFLVLFGLAEYLYHKQHIRAELTRKMVHICTGLLTLLFPLLLIHHWYVLMLCGSFAVIILASLRFNFLPSINAIDRKSHGSICYPIAVYLCFLVYEFYSSKTTHIGNPLLYYYLPILTLAICDPMAAYAGKHFPYGKFKVWGGTKSLSGLTAFFLSSLIITSSVLYSFSATGTTGSDILLLSLPLAIIGGIAEAISSKGLDNITIPVSVLLTLIALT
- a CDS encoding DUF3419 family protein; translated protein: MSETLTEKVNFDLIRYANCWEDADILLKGLAITPGEKILSIASAGDNSFSLLTQNPEIVVAVDVNKIQGYVVALKKCCFEQLEYEETISFLGFTASTDRDLIFQKIKKELSGDARNYWERNPELISNGIIYAGKFEKYFILFSKRILPLIHSRKKVHELFKIKTEQEQEIFYQEKWDTLRWRLLFKLFFSKYVMGKLGRDPAFLKEVNVPVADYIYNKAGLHLKSKNAQMNFILHFNLNGNFGHLLPHYLQRENYDLIRSNISRLKIMQGYAQDAISTYGRFHGMNLSNIFEYMDEQLFRETAEALISGSNSGGRLAYWNLMVPRRISALLSGTVEYKQELSSSLSQIDKGFFYKQFIVDSKS